The Leptospira noumeaensis genome segment ATTTTCCATAACTTGTGATCATTTGTTTTATATGGTTTTCTGGGAATGGATAAAGTTGTTCGATACGAACCACTGCTACGTTTTCCAGTTTTTGCGCGTCGATGGCTTTTCGTAAGTCGTAGTAAACTTTTCCAGAACAGAAGAGTAACTTCTCCACTTTTTCCGGTTTTGCTACTGGATCAGGAAGGATCTTTCTAAAAGCACCCGTTGTGATATCTTCCAAACTAGAGGCAGCATCTTTCAAACGAAGGAGTGACTTCGGTGTCATGATGATGAGTGGTTTTCTAAAACTTTGTAAGATTTGCCGACGTAAGATATGGAAGTACTGCGCCGGTGTTGTTAGGTTTGCTACTTGGATATTGTCGAGAGCACAAAGTTGTAAGAACCTTTCAAGTCTTGCCGAAGAGTGTTCTGGACCTTGTCCTTCGTATCCATGAGGGAGTAAACAAACAAGACCAGACATTCTTTGCCATTTGATTTCCGAACTGGAAATGAACTGGTCAAAGATCACCTGTGCGTTGTTAGCAAAGTCTCCAAACTGCGCTTCCCAAATTACAAGGCTATTCGGATCTGCAAGAGAAAACCCATACTCAAATCCGAGGCAGGAATATTCAGAAAGAGAGGAGTTAACAATTTCTATCTTTGCTTGTTTGTCGCTGATATGATTGAGAAGGGTGAGTTTTTTCCCATTGGCAATATCGGAAAGAGTGGCATGCCTATGAGAGAAAGTTCCTCTTTGTGCATCTTGTCCTCCGAGTCGAATCGGAAATCCGTTTTCCAAAATGGAACCAAAGGAAAGTGATTCTGCAAATCCCCAATCAATTGGAAGTTCTCCAGCACCCATCTTTTTACGATCATCTAAAACCTTGATGTGTTTTGGATTTGCCGTATATCCTTCGGGAAGGGTTGTGACTGCTTTCACAATCCCACCTAATTGTTGTTGGAGGAGTTGAGTGTGGACATCGGAATCTAGAGGTTCTTTGGTGTATCTAGACCAAACACCGCCAAGTGTGTCTACGGTAATGCGAGTGTCTTTTTCCTTTGCTTGTTGGAAAGAGTCTTCAAGTCCTTGCGCAATTCCATCTTTAATGAATTGAATTTCTTCCTGAGTGATGTCGCCACGTTGTAATAATTTCTCTTCATAAATTTTGATGGTTTTGGGATGTTTTTTGATGATATCATACATCTGTGGTTGTGTGAAGGTTGGTTCGTCTGTTTCGTTATGTCCAAGCCTTCTGTAACAGATTAAATCGATGATCACATCTTTTTTAAACTTTTGACGGTATTCTAACGCAAGTTTTGTGACTCGGTAGGTTGCTTCCGGGTCATCTCCGTTCACATGGAAAATCGGAACTTGGAAACCTTTGGCAAGGTCTGTTGCATACAAAGTAGATCTAGATTCGCTAGGAAGAGTGGTGAATCCAATTTGGTTATTGATCACAATATGGAAAGTTCCCCCAACCGTATAACCATCTAGGTTCATCATGTTGAGAGTTTCTGCCACCACACCTTGTCCAGCAAAGGCCGCATCTCCGTGGATGGCCACAGGCATAAATTTGGAGCGGTCTACATCTTTTGCCATTTCTTGGCGTGCACGCACCGATCCAAAGATCACAGGGTCTACAGCTTCTAAGTGAGAAGGGTTGAAGGCAAGAGAGAGTTTGACTTCTTTTCCGTAATGGGTCATGACATTGTTGGAATACCCAAGATGGTATTTAACATCCGCATAACCAAGTTGGCCAGGGTTTAGTTTTTCTTCGAACTCAGCAAAGATAAGGCCAGCCGGTTTACGAATGATATTCACAAGAACATTCAAACGTCCCCTATGTGCCATACCAATCACAAGAGCATCCATTTTATGACCACCTGCTTCTTCCACAAGGGTATCAAGCATAGGGATCATGGTTTCCCCACCTTCGAGAGAAAAACGTTTTTTCCCTACGAATTTTTTAGCGAGGAAGTTTTCAAAACTATCAGCTTGGTAAAGTTTTTCAAATAAACGTAAGGCGGTTTTTTTGCTGATGGGTTCGCTGTTGGCGAGTGGTTCCATACGGTTTTGTAACCACTCTCTTTCCTCATCATTGACGAGGTAGTAGTGTTCACAACCGATGGATCCGCAGTAGGTTTTTTCAAACCAATCGATGACATCTTTTAGTTTTGCTTTCCCAAGATTGGCAATTCCAGAATCCACTTCTGTTTCTAAGTCACTTTGTTTGAGTGCGCCAATTTTGAGGTCGATGAATTCGCGGTTTGGTTTGTTGATTCCGAGTGGGTCGAGGTTTGCCGCTAAGTGACCTTGTCTTCTGTAAGCATTGAGAAGGTTGATGATCCCGAAGTCGCTGAGAGAGGAACCTTTTCTGTGTTCGGTGGAAGCATAGTTGACATATCCATTTCCGTTAAACCCATTTCCGTTGGATCCATTACTGGATACGGATGATCTTTCTAGTTCCCCAAAAAAGTCGATCCAGTCTTTGGTAAGACTTTGCGGATCTTCTTTGAATTGTTTGTAATACTCTTCCAATAATACGACGTTATCGCCGTATAAACTCATCATCTGGTCGGTTGTCATATACTCTCCCTAAAACAACAAAACAACAGTTAAATTACGAATGGATGGACCATTTCGCATCAGCATCCATCGCCGCTTCCCGAAGTACTTCGGAAAGAGTGGGGTGGGCATGTGTGGAACGAGCAATGTCTTCCGCACTGGCACCAAATTCAAAAGCAATCGCTGCTTCTGCGATCATATCGGAAGCTCTTGGTCCAACGATATAAACTCCAAGAAGTTTATCCGTTTTTTTGTCGGCAATGACTTTGACTTGTCCATCGGTTTCATTCATGGCTTTGGCACGAGCGTTGGGTTTGAACATGTACTTACCCACTTTGTATTCGATGCCTTTGGCTTTTAGTTCTTCTTCGCCGAGGCCAACCCAAGCCACTTCCGGCCAAGTGTAAACGATCCAAGGAATGGCTTTGTAATTCACATGGCCATACTTTCCACAAATGAGTTCGGCAACAGCAATCCCTTCATCTTCTGCTTTGTGAGCAAGCATAGGGCCGTCCACCACATCCCCAATGGCATAGATATTGGGAATGTTGGTTTGGAATTGATTGAGTTCTACTTTCACACGACCACGGTCTGTCATCTCGATTCCAATTTCTTTGGCACCAAGTCCATCTGTGTTCGGACGGCGACCAATGGAAACAAGAACCTTGTCTCCTTCGAGAATGGTTTTTTTGCCGTCTTTGCCTTCGATTTCTACTTCTACTTTTTTGCCTTTGACCTTCGCACCATGCACTTTGGTTTCAAAGAGAAAGTTGATCCCTTGCTGCGTGAGAAGTCTTTCCGCAAGGGAAGCCATCGCTTGGTCAGCCGTTCCGAAAAGACGCGGCATCAGTTCAACCACTGTGACTTTCGCACCAAGTCGTAACCAAACCGATCCGAGTTCGAGACCGATCACTCCGGCACCTACAATGATTAGGTGTTCGGGAACCGAATCCAAACCAATGGCGTGGTCAGAGGTAACGATATTTTTTCCATCCACAGGAAGGGGAGGGATTTCAATCGGAGTGGAACCAGTAGCAATGATGATATTCGTTCCAGAGATGGATTCTTTTTTTCCATCTTCTGCGGTGATCGAAATTTCTGTTTTAGAAACAAAACTAGCATGACCCAAGTAACGAGTGATTTTGTTTTTTTTCATCAGGTAGTCTACACCCGATGTCACTTCACTCACTACTTTGTCTTTACGAGCCATCATTTTAGCGATGTCGATTTTGACATCTTTGACGGAGATTCCGTGGTCGGCTAATTTATGTTTTGTTTTGTGGTATTCTTCAGAAGAATCGAGAAGGGCTTTGGAAGGGATACAACCTACGTTGAGACAAGTCCCACCGAGAGTTTTTCTTTTTTCAATGATGGCAACTTTTTTCCCGAGTTGGGCTGCGCGAACCGCAGCCACATACCCACCGGGACCCGCACCAATGACAATGATATCGTATTGTTCCATAAAACCTTATACCTCAAAGAGGAGTCTTGTTGGATCCTCTACCATTTCTTTGATCTTCACAAGGAACTGAACCGCTTCTTTTCCATCCACAATTCTGTGGTCATAAGAAAGAGCGAGATACATCATCGGACGAATCACAATTTGGTCATTCACAACTACCGCGCGTTTGACGATGTTATGCATTCCGAGAATTCCCGATTGTGGAGGGTTGAGGATTGGTGTCGACATCATCGATCCATACACACCGCCATTGGAAATGGAGAAAGTTCCGCCTTCCATATCTTCGAGAGAGATTTTTCCGTCTTTGACTTTACCGGCAAGTCTTGCGATCTCTTGTTCCACACCAGCAAAGCTGAGTAGGTCGGCGTTACGAACAATCGGAACCACAAGACCTTTTGGTCCACCCACAGCCACTCCGATATCATAGAAGTTTTTGTAGACGATGTCTGTTCCGCGAATTTCTGCATTGATCGCAGGATAAGCTTTGAGTGCGGCCACCACTGCTTTGGTAAAAAGAGACATGAATCCAAGACCCACACCGTGAGTTTCTTTGAACTTGTCTTTGTATTTATTTCGGAGTTCCATAATCGGAGACATATCCACTTCGTTGAACGTAGTGAGGATGGCTGCCGTATGTTGTGCGTTTACCAATCGGTTAGCGATCGTTTGACGAAGTTTCGTCATTGGAACCACAGTTTCTCTTGGGCCAGCATTTGCCGAAGCCACAACCGCTCTTGGAATTTCTGGACTTGATGACGCAGCCTTAGGAGCACCTGCAGAACTGGCGCCACCTTTTTCCATAAAGAGGATCACATCTTCTTTTGTGATTTGTCCGTTGCGACCAGTTCCTGTAATTTTGGAAACATCTAACTTATTTTCTTCGATGAGTTTGCGAGCCGCAGGAGGAAGTTCTTCGTTCACTTTGCCTGTGTTAGGTTGGGCTGCGGGAGTTTCTGCTTTAGGAGCAGGGGCAGTGGAACTTGCAGGAGCCGAAGCCACAGCACCTTCTTCAATGATTCCCATGATATCACGCACATGAACCACATCCCCCACCTTTTTGGTGATGGATTTCAAAACCCCAGAAGTGGGAGCAGGAATCTCTAATGAGACTTTGTCTGTTTCTAAAATAGCGAGCACTTCGTCTACTTTTACGGCATCGCCTTCTTTTTTGGTCCAAGCACTGATGGTCGCTTCGGTTACGGATTCCCCCATCTCGGGGACTTTGATATCTATTGCCATGAAATGTTCCTTAGCAGGTTTTTAGAGAAAAATAGCGTTTTTGAGGAGTGAGATCCCATTTGAATCTAAGACTACGGTAACTTGCGTGAAGGTAAAAACGCAAGCGGAAAAACGAAAAGACCTTGAGTTTCAGTTAGTTCCCCGATGTTTAGCAAGTATGATCCGATCTTTCCAAGGCCACACACCTTCCATCCACCCAACGGCCTGGGTGGCACCCTCCGCTGATGTACTTGGAAAAGTCACAATTGGCGAAGAGTCCTCCATTTGGTTCCAATGTGTGCTTCGTGGTGACGTAAATACCATCACCATTGGCAAACATGTGAACATCCAAGACATGACACTCGTACATGTAGCAAGAGATTTGTATCCCGTAACGATTGGGGATTATGTATCCATAGGCCACCATGCGACCATCCACGGTTGTGTTTTGCGGGATCATAGTTTTGTGGGGATGGGTGCGATGCTTATGGATGATGTGGAAATCGGGGAATGGTCTTTTGTGGGCGCCGGCTCCCTTGTCCCTCCAGGAAAAAAAATTCCCCCGGGAGTTCTCGTGATGGGAAGTCCCGCCAAAATCATCCGAGACATCACAGACAAAGACCGAGAGATCATCACTCGTACCGCAAATAACTACACCAAGTATAAAGAAAACTATCGCAGTGAAGGAATTGGGGGCACATCCCTTTCCTAACGGAAAGGGACCGGGTCATCCGCTCCAATCTTTCGCACGCGAAAGGATTTCCGCTACTACCCCTTGTGCGGGGGAGTGTTGGAAGTTACATGGTGTTATGCGAAATGTTCCAAACACCATTTCTTTTTAATTAGAAATTCATTTTACACTCTTTTAGCTAACAAACTAAGCTACCGATTCAATCGAAACTAATAAATGAAATAGAAATCTGAAAGCATTTTGGATACAGAAAAATTCCAAATTAGACAAGAAAATAATTCGAATTGCGTAAAATCGATATTAAGCTAATATTTCTTTCAAAATTTGATACCTGAATAAAAATCATGAATATTGACATTGAAATTATCAGCTCATGTGAAAAGAGACTTTATCATTGGCAAAAAGTAGAAAATGAATTTTATATAAAAGATTTAGAATCCAGGTTCCCCAAAATTCAGAAAAAAATAATCGCTGAAAAATTCGATTTCTATTTATCAATCTTCAATGAAGCAGAAAAACATTATCAATCCAATTGGACGAATGCAAGTTTGCTCGCGCAGAATATTGTTAGTTTAAGAAGTATTCTAATGAACGAAAATCGTTTTCTTTCTGAAAAGATGGCAGAAGAAATTGCTGGAAAAGTGTTATTCTGGAGAGGATTGAAGTAGAGAAATTACTTTACTCTAAAAATAGGAACACTACGCATAACAACGGGAAATACTCCGCTTCGGCAGTGTCAGGGAGACGTCGTCTCCACTCGTTTGGTATCTGTAGTTTTTGAAAATTAATTATGAAAAAGATAAACAAAGAAAAAATAGAAAATCCAAAGATTAAACAACTAGATCAAATCAAAGCGATTTTATTAAAAAGAGGGAATCCTAGATTTCAGATGTTTGTGATTCTAAGTGCCACTTTTATTTGTGCAACACTCTGTTCGATTTCATTATTAAATTTCGGAATTACAAAAATGTTCATTCGATATCCCCTTGCTATTTTGACAGGATATCTTTCCTTCTTTCTTTTTCTTAGAATTTGGGTCTTCTTTGCTTTCAAAGGCATAAATCTTCATCCGGACGAATCAATTAATATACTCAGAATTGATTCCAATAAGTTGTACGGTAATTCAGATATTAATGTATCTTCTGCTCCATATGACTTTATATTCGAACATGAACAGACTTTCCTTATGATACTTTTTCTGATTCTTGCTCTGTCAATTTTAGTTATTTTTGGTTATGTTATTTTTATTTCACCCTTATTTCTTTCTGAATTGGTTTTAGAATCTTTTGCTATGACCTTTGTATATAAAAAAATACAAAATTACCAACGAATTGGATGGTATGGCGTCGTTTTGAAAAATACAATTATGCCATTTTTAATATTACTTGCTATCTTCACTTTTATTGCTTTTATTATCCAATCTGCTCTACCGGAAATTAAGAGCATGGGTGATTTAATAAATTCTATAAACTCAAATAGTCAGTAAAATCAAAATCTACGCATAACAGTCTCCTGTAGGCATAGTCTATCGGTAACTACAAAATGCGATGTTGTGAATGTTTGATCCCTGGATAGATTTTAGAACAAAACAGGAAATTGTAATATTGATGAATCAATTGAATACGATACCAACGAAAGAATTTAAAACACAAAATAAATTTGAAGAATGGTTGGATAAAAATCATGACCGTTCTAGTGGAATTTGGTTAAAAATATTTAAAAAAGATTCGGGAATCAAAACTGTCAGTTATTCAGAAGCACTGGACGTTGCACTTTGTTATGGTTGGATCGATAGTCAAAAACAAAAGTTTGATGAAGAGTCCTGGTTACAAAAGTTTTCCCCAAGAACAACAAAAAGCATTTGGTCAAAAGTTAACATTGGACATGTAGAAAGATTAATCGACCAAGGTAAAATGAAACCTGCTGGTTTAATAGCTGTCGAAAAGGCGAAAGCAGATGGAAGATGGGATCAGGCATACGATTCACCAAGTAAAATGTCGGTGCCAGATGATTTTTTATTGGAACTTAGTAAAAACAAAAAAGCAGAAAAGTTCTTTAAGGAACTAGGCAAAACCAGTCTTTTCTCTATTGGATTTCGACTTCACACTGCAAAAAAAATAGAAACCAGAGAAAAACGTATCAAAGAAATGATTCAAAAATTGGAGAAAGGGGAAAAAATTTAACCTAATTAAATTTGAAAGTGATTACTCTATAAGATTCCATAACGATCAAAATTAATCAGAATATCATTTTGCGTGAGACCAAAAAATCCCTGAACGATTAAAAATGGAGCAGTTGGTTATTTAACATTCTCTAAATCTAACAACAACAATCGGATATTCTCTTTTGCTGCATATTCGTTTGCTCGGTTCGCTCTGTAGACTCCAATCAACGTTTCCTCCGTTGTTGCAGTTTCTATCGAGTAAATTTCTTTGTTGTATACTTGTATGTTATTCTCATTGTATAGGATGTACCTAACAGTTAGGGAATGAGTGAAGTCTATTCCAAACCAAGGATGATCCCAATTGGTGATTTCAGCTTCGAATCTCAAGTGATTAAATTGGTAAATGTTTTCATTTTTTAATTTAAAATTTTTTGTTTAAATTGCAATCCCTGCATAAAATGAAATAAACATATATTCGCTACTCGGTTTGTTTCGATCTCTTAAGATGAGTTGGTCGGTAACATAACGAGTTGGTAAACCA includes the following:
- a CDS encoding 2-oxoglutarate dehydrogenase E1 component gives rise to the protein MTTDQMMSLYGDNVVLLEEYYKQFKEDPQSLTKDWIDFFGELERSSVSSNGSNGNGFNGNGYVNYASTEHRKGSSLSDFGIINLLNAYRRQGHLAANLDPLGINKPNREFIDLKIGALKQSDLETEVDSGIANLGKAKLKDVIDWFEKTYCGSIGCEHYYLVNDEEREWLQNRMEPLANSEPISKKTALRLFEKLYQADSFENFLAKKFVGKKRFSLEGGETMIPMLDTLVEEAGGHKMDALVIGMAHRGRLNVLVNIIRKPAGLIFAEFEEKLNPGQLGYADVKYHLGYSNNVMTHYGKEVKLSLAFNPSHLEAVDPVIFGSVRARQEMAKDVDRSKFMPVAIHGDAAFAGQGVVAETLNMMNLDGYTVGGTFHIVINNQIGFTTLPSESRSTLYATDLAKGFQVPIFHVNGDDPEATYRVTKLALEYRQKFKKDVIIDLICYRRLGHNETDEPTFTQPQMYDIIKKHPKTIKIYEEKLLQRGDITQEEIQFIKDGIAQGLEDSFQQAKEKDTRITVDTLGGVWSRYTKEPLDSDVHTQLLQQQLGGIVKAVTTLPEGYTANPKHIKVLDDRKKMGAGELPIDWGFAESLSFGSILENGFPIRLGGQDAQRGTFSHRHATLSDIANGKKLTLLNHISDKQAKIEIVNSSLSEYSCLGFEYGFSLADPNSLVIWEAQFGDFANNAQVIFDQFISSSEIKWQRMSGLVCLLPHGYEGQGPEHSSARLERFLQLCALDNIQVANLTTPAQYFHILRRQILQSFRKPLIIMTPKSLLRLKDAASSLEDITTGAFRKILPDPVAKPEKVEKLLFCSGKVYYDLRKAIDAQKLENVAVVRIEQLYPFPENHIKQMITSYGKLKKFVWVQEEPKNQGAWFFVRDRIEALMPENKRLHYAGRSEFPSPACGHVVTHLKEQEDLVKDALS
- the lpdA gene encoding dihydrolipoyl dehydrogenase, with product MEQYDIIVIGAGPGGYVAAVRAAQLGKKVAIIEKRKTLGGTCLNVGCIPSKALLDSSEEYHKTKHKLADHGISVKDVKIDIAKMMARKDKVVSEVTSGVDYLMKKNKITRYLGHASFVSKTEISITAEDGKKESISGTNIIIATGSTPIEIPPLPVDGKNIVTSDHAIGLDSVPEHLIIVGAGVIGLELGSVWLRLGAKVTVVELMPRLFGTADQAMASLAERLLTQQGINFLFETKVHGAKVKGKKVEVEIEGKDGKKTILEGDKVLVSIGRRPNTDGLGAKEIGIEMTDRGRVKVELNQFQTNIPNIYAIGDVVDGPMLAHKAEDEGIAVAELICGKYGHVNYKAIPWIVYTWPEVAWVGLGEEELKAKGIEYKVGKYMFKPNARAKAMNETDGQVKVIADKKTDKLLGVYIVGPRASDMIAEAAIAFEFGASAEDIARSTHAHPTLSEVLREAAMDADAKWSIHS
- the odhB gene encoding 2-oxoglutarate dehydrogenase complex dihydrolipoyllysine-residue succinyltransferase gives rise to the protein MAIDIKVPEMGESVTEATISAWTKKEGDAVKVDEVLAILETDKVSLEIPAPTSGVLKSITKKVGDVVHVRDIMGIIEEGAVASAPASSTAPAPKAETPAAQPNTGKVNEELPPAARKLIEENKLDVSKITGTGRNGQITKEDVILFMEKGGASSAGAPKAASSSPEIPRAVVASANAGPRETVVPMTKLRQTIANRLVNAQHTAAILTTFNEVDMSPIMELRNKYKDKFKETHGVGLGFMSLFTKAVVAALKAYPAINAEIRGTDIVYKNFYDIGVAVGGPKGLVVPIVRNADLLSFAGVEQEIARLAGKVKDGKISLEDMEGGTFSISNGGVYGSMMSTPILNPPQSGILGMHNIVKRAVVVNDQIVIRPMMYLALSYDHRIVDGKEAVQFLVKIKEMVEDPTRLLFEV
- a CDS encoding gamma carbonic anhydrase family protein, whose amino-acid sequence is MIRSFQGHTPSIHPTAWVAPSADVLGKVTIGEESSIWFQCVLRGDVNTITIGKHVNIQDMTLVHVARDLYPVTIGDYVSIGHHATIHGCVLRDHSFVGMGAMLMDDVEIGEWSFVGAGSLVPPGKKIPPGVLVMGSPAKIIRDITDKDREIITRTANNYTKYKENYRSEGIGGTSLS
- a CDS encoding YdeI/OmpD-associated family protein; amino-acid sequence: MNQLNTIPTKEFKTQNKFEEWLDKNHDRSSGIWLKIFKKDSGIKTVSYSEALDVALCYGWIDSQKQKFDEESWLQKFSPRTTKSIWSKVNIGHVERLIDQGKMKPAGLIAVEKAKADGRWDQAYDSPSKMSVPDDFLLELSKNKKAEKFFKELGKTSLFSIGFRLHTAKKIETREKRIKEMIQKLEKGEKI